TCTCCTGAACTTTTTGACTTTCCGCCGCCGCGAGGATGGAGGGAGTTTGAAAGTGGTGGTTGGGCGGCGGAGAGGAGATTATATTATCGATCTAGATTACTTGAATTTACTAAAAAAAGCGTGATCTATTTCATATACAGTTTTTTTTGTCAGTCCAAGCTCTACCTTTTCAAACATTTCAACAAGTTTTTCTCCATCAACTAATTCTATTTTATCAGCTCCATCTCTGTTTGCTTCTTTTATCGCTTCTTGACTAAAGGTTGAGGTGGTAATCATAATCCCCTTTTCTGCTCTTCCAATCATTGCATTCCGAAAATCGCCAACTTGTGCTCTACTGACAGTATTGCCTTTTTTGTAACGTTTACATTGGAATATAACTTTGAAAGAAACGAAGGGATTTATTTTTAGAGTTCCAAATCCATCTATTCCTTCATCTCCACCCTTTCTGGTAACTTCAACATTTTCAAAATCCGATTCTCGGAGAACTTCTTTGCATATTCTTTCGAATCCATCAGGCGACAAAGAACGTAATACATCGATTAAATCAAGATTTAAAAAGTCAGAGCTGCCATTTTCTTCATGAGGAATAAAGATTTCATTTTTATTTGTTTTTTTAAATGTTTCATTTTTGGGTTTTCGCTGCTTAATTTTTTGCCATTTTCTTACTATCAGATAGGCTTCATTTTCCGTTAGATGAGTTTTTTTGCCTTCATCTGTCAGTTTCCATGTCCCATATTTGGAAGAATCAAGCAAACCTTCCCATACAAGGTATTGCCTTGCCCAAGCCACTTGATTGTAAAATTTGTTTCCACCTGATTTTTCATTTACTGCGTCAAGAATTTTGTCTGGCAGATTTAACTTTCTAGCAATTCTATCAGAAATTTCTCTTGGTTTTCCAGAATCCCCCAAATCTCTGAGGGCATCCAGTAAAGGAGCAAACCATTGAACAAATTCAGGATATTTTTGTTTCATGGGAATATAGGTGGTTATTGGTAAGTTTTAATTGATCCATAACAATTAGCTATCAACCAGTAAACACCTATTCTGAAAGAAGAAATGCAATCGTATGTGGATAGTTGAAAAAAGAAATTTGGAAGATCAAAAAACAAAAGGCTTGCAAACGTATTGTTTGCAAGCCTTTGTTTTCAATGGTGCTCAGGGACAGAATTGAACTGCCGACACGGGGATTTTCAGTCCCCTGCTCTACCGACTGAGCTACCTGAGCGCCGGTGAGGAGTTGTGTTTAGCGAAACCCGATGGGGTTGGCAAGCACTTTTTCAGAAAACCCTCATTTTTCCGGGGCATCCTCGGGAAGTGGCGCGCCGAGCTCCATGATCCTTTGGGCGAATCCCTGACGCAGGGCTTCCATGTATTCGGTGTCCAGCGGGCCCTTCCATGTGGTTATCTCGCTGTAACGCTTGGGTATTTTTACGGTCCGCGGGTCGTAGCCCGTGGAGATGCGTACGCGCCAGCGCAATTTCTGGACTTCGAAGGCAATTTCGTCCACGCCTGTGGCGAGATCGGTGTAGCCCACGGCCTCCAGTGCCTCGTCCAGCAGGGCTTCCGTGTATACCCCGCGCGAGAACAGACAGCCGACCATGCAGTTCAGGATGATGCGCTTGCGTCCGTCCTCCACAAGGAATTTCAGGGCCGCGTCAACATCCTTTTCCTCGTGCTTCTGGTCCCAGGAATATCCGCCCGCGTCCAGATGCGCGTGGCGGAAGCCCAGCGCCTCGGACACGAAGAAGACTTCGCCCGTGGCATAACCCGCCATTTCCTGACCCAGCACGCAGGCATAGTCGCCCCCGCCATAGCGGGCAACGGCGCGCATGGTGCCTCGGGCCAGCAGGGAATAGAACTCGTTCTCCTGCTGGCTGAGCAGTTCCACGGCCTTCATGTAGGTTTCGGCGTCGCCCCATTTCAGGGGAAGCAGGGTTTCGTCCTCGGAGATGTCGCCGCGCTCCAGCGCCTCGGTGGCCCAGGCAAGTGCCACACCGCAACTCATGCAGTCGAACCCTTCCTTTTCGATCACGTCCAGCACGCGCAGCACCTCGCCCGGCTCGATGATCTCAAGCATGCCGCCCACCGCAAAGATGGGCTCGTAATCATAGGCCACCTGACGGTAGAGGTACTGGTTGTTGGTCTGGAACTGCTCGCGCACGAATCCCACGTGGATGCAGCCCACGGGACAGCCTGCACAGGCCGCATTGCGCAGCAGGGTTTCGTCCGCAAAGGTCTCGCCGGAAATGCGTTCGGCATGGGGCGAGGACGTCTGTTGCAGGTTCTTCCATGGCAGGCTCTTCAGTCCGTTGAGCGGGCTGATGTTCACGGCAGTGCCCACGCCGTGGTATTTGCTCATCATTTCCGTTGAGGTGAGCTGTTCGAATATGTGCTTGTAGAGCTTGGGATACGCCTTGCCCTCGGGCAGGGGGAATCCCCGGTCGCCCAGAATGCAGATGCCCTTGAGGTTCTTGACCCCCATGACCGTGCCGCCGCCCAGCCTGCCGAAGTGTCGGTAGGTGTCCACGTTGATGCAGGCATAGGTGCTGAGCTTTTCCGCTGCCGGACCGATGCGCAGGATGCTGCGTCGGCCCGAACCCGGGAACATCTTGCGCAGGGCGCGGCCCGTGCTCAGGGCGTCGAATCCGCGCAGGTATTCCACGTCCTTGAGCTCCACGCGGCGCGAGCCCACGCACAGGGCGGTGAGCCGCTCGGCCCTGCCGGTGATGACGAGGGCGTCCAGGTCGGCGAAACGCAGGGAGAGTGCGGATTTGCCGCCTGCATAGCTCTCGGCGTACTGGTCGTGGTACGGCGACTTGAACGAGCAGCAGGTCTTGCTCATGAGCGGGTAGTAGCCGGTGAGCGGGCCGATCGCCAGAATCATGGGCTGATCCGGGTCGTTCCATGGCCGGTCCGCATGGCCGAATTCCTGAAACAGCCGGGCCGCCAGTCCGGTTCCGCCAAGAACCTCGTTCCGACCGCCCCGTTCCACGATGTTTGCCTTGCCCGTGCCCAGATTCACCACCATGACGCGGAAGTAGTCGCGGATCATGACGCCACCTCCTTGTCCTTGTTCGAGCCGTTGCGCCGTTCCGGCACCTCCACCATTTCCAGACAGTCGTGCGGGCAGTAGGGGATGCAGCGGCCGCAGTGGATGCACACGTACGGATTGACCTGATGATCCAGAAAGATAGCGTCCACCGGGCAGGCCTTGGCGCATTCGCCGCAGCGGATGCACAGGTTGCGCTTCTGGATCACGCCGCCGCCCTTGCGCTGGGAAAACGCGCCCGTGGGACACGCCGCCACGCAGGGGGCGGGGTCGCAGGCCAGACAGACGCGTGCCTCGAATCCGGTGCTCAGGCCGCCGGACGAGGCGATGCGGATGCCTGCCTTGTTCCAGGACAACACCTTATGAACCTGCCGGGAGCAGGCCAGGGAACACGAATGGCAGCCGATGCATCGCTCCATTCGCGTGGCTCGCATAATCTTCATTCGTCTCATGCCTCCGTTGTCAAAAACCCGTGTTTTCCTCCGGGGCCACGACTTCCAGTATGTCGTGCTTCACGGCCCAGAGGATATGATTTTCCGCTTGTTGAGCGGCAATGTTCGGAAATATTTCACGGAGTTTGCGGACAAGCTCTTCGCAGCGGACCGGCTTGCGTGCCAGAAACGCGAGTTTGCGTGCGGCTTCGGGATCAATGAAATTTACCAGTCCGGAATACAGGAGCGGAAAATCCCGGCCACGGTAGAATGCGTGCCCGGTGCGTCCGGTCGTCAGCACGATGTCCGGCCCCAACTGATGCGAGGCGTAGTGCCCGAACACCCTGCCATACGGAATCTGCTGGGGCTGGGCCGCATTGCGCAGGGCTTCCCTGTCCACGGGAATCTCCCGCAGTCTGTCCCACAGGATTTCGTGCTGTTCCACCACGCTGTCCCACGAAAAATGGGCTTCCACCCGCTTTCGCCCGGCCATGCCCATGGCCTGTCGCAGTTCCGGGAACCGGATGAGCCGGATCAGGGCCGAGGCCAGTCCGGGCACGTCCACGGCCGTGCGCTG
Above is a window of Pseudodesulfovibrio tunisiensis DNA encoding:
- a CDS encoding restriction endonuclease, which encodes MKQKYPEFVQWFAPLLDALRDLGDSGKPREISDRIARKLNLPDKILDAVNEKSGGNKFYNQVAWARQYLVWEGLLDSSKYGTWKLTDEGKKTHLTENEAYLIVRKWQKIKQRKPKNETFKKTNKNEIFIPHEENGSSDFLNLDLIDVLRSLSPDGFERICKEVLRESDFENVEVTRKGGDEGIDGFGTLKINPFVSFKVIFQCKRYKKGNTVSRAQVGDFRNAMIGRAEKGIMITTSTFSQEAIKEANRDGADKIELVDGEKLVEMFEKVELGLTKKTVYEIDHAFFSKFK
- a CDS encoding aldehyde ferredoxin oxidoreductase N-terminal domain-containing protein; this encodes MIRDYFRVMVVNLGTGKANIVERGGRNEVLGGTGLAARLFQEFGHADRPWNDPDQPMILAIGPLTGYYPLMSKTCCSFKSPYHDQYAESYAGGKSALSLRFADLDALVITGRAERLTALCVGSRRVELKDVEYLRGFDALSTGRALRKMFPGSGRRSILRIGPAAEKLSTYACINVDTYRHFGRLGGGTVMGVKNLKGICILGDRGFPLPEGKAYPKLYKHIFEQLTSTEMMSKYHGVGTAVNISPLNGLKSLPWKNLQQTSSPHAERISGETFADETLLRNAACAGCPVGCIHVGFVREQFQTNNQYLYRQVAYDYEPIFAVGGMLEIIEPGEVLRVLDVIEKEGFDCMSCGVALAWATEALERGDISEDETLLPLKWGDAETYMKAVELLSQQENEFYSLLARGTMRAVARYGGGDYACVLGQEMAGYATGEVFFVSEALGFRHAHLDAGGYSWDQKHEEKDVDAALKFLVEDGRKRIILNCMVGCLFSRGVYTEALLDEALEAVGYTDLATGVDEIAFEVQKLRWRVRISTGYDPRTVKIPKRYSEITTWKGPLDTEYMEALRQGFAQRIMELGAPLPEDAPEK
- a CDS encoding 4Fe-4S dicluster domain-containing protein yields the protein MKIMRATRMERCIGCHSCSLACSRQVHKVLSWNKAGIRIASSGGLSTGFEARVCLACDPAPCVAACPTGAFSQRKGGGVIQKRNLCIRCGECAKACPVDAIFLDHQVNPYVCIHCGRCIPYCPHDCLEMVEVPERRNGSNKDKEVAS